A region from the Helcococcus ovis genome encodes:
- a CDS encoding beta-N-acetylglucosaminidase domain-containing protein, with protein MIKYEIYPIPQEIEYFEGQLSLNVEFNLILNEKVDEVNKNKIEKLLSSKKINLSDNANKLIILEFSDNLINHDEYQLEISTNEIKIIAKDNDALFYGIQTLEAIFEQSKNDINKLKISDYASIKYRGIIEGFYGIPWSWENKKELLRFGSKFKNNLFIFAPKDDPYHREKWYELYPEKELNLLGEMAKLGNEYKNRFVYTISPFKKESNPISKENFEESVSILIEKFEQLYSVGVKQFGVLGDDVGKLPNSVVVDVMNRLSAWSKEKGDVKDFLYCPASYVLTWAWDAQELNAYTEGFPEDVHIFFTGKETCSPVNKADVDKLKTKEIDEAHGGTGKERRDPFFWLNWPVNDIDINYRKLYMGKGELLYKDVDNIVGLVTNPMQEANASKVAIFAVSDYSWNIKSFDCEKSWNDSFKYIDKFAFEELKTIAAHMANQNEKGIQELEESEDFKELQFEFNKAMDNALVSEVKDVLGKIKPKFEFLVKTVDRYFAKSKEVKLIKEVKPYFDAFRELLLSGVYYIDSFGALEEGQKEIGLKLYDNARYYNEKYAYHSIDADPKSNRFMKKSETSTLRINPIITRLKEYLDKIFAKRSNLSHAEKIFYRGLDNSKSYRIPALLETKEGTLLAFADKRNEHQYDWGNIDLVVRRKEKGQKVFSKNLVIIDPVDQDGGEMPPYVTWPVDLDIGDKSAFTIDPVVLQSNSGKIFAFVTAFPQSKGFFSIRESGNGYVEVEGNKYLELFDKEENRYYVKDSKVYTLKGELTEFTVKKDEIQPFHENGDLYKGSVKVGNIFLMNSELFIQQTSHILMTCSEDDGKTWSYPIDLNPQVKESWMKFMGVAPGRGITLKSGRIIFPAYFTNEYTRQNTCLVYSDDDGKTWHRSQSVNENRKIEDEILNDKEEYNYFYQTSESQLVQLDNGDIKVFVRNQFHGKPVHIQIATSKDNGETFESELVDVNFESQSNCQLSVVHTHYQDKEYVLVSSPSSAHSNERFNGRIYIGEVSDTGEINFVNSKYISFGMFWYSSMEKFGNKFAIMYEGGDSLMHNDMDIMYREFNWEYLLENEETLRYEIYPVPKHLEYRYRSTYLNKTFELNFGEGISDYNKLKLNEIIDELNFDVTEDSSIKVNLKLDESLEKFDQYTIEIEENIINISAQSNDALYYSYMTLLQIFEQNSKFVRNLYINDYATQKIRGTIEGYYGIPYSTELRKDVMEFSSKIKANVFIYAPKDDPYHREKWFEPYPAKELEDFKMLGELGNKIKTRFVWTISPFKKECNPINEESFEENIKLLLAKLDQVYEIGLRQFGVLGDDVGALPKEVVVKVMNRVNEWAKSKKDKIYDFVFVPEGYVLADWGFRPDELDLYSSEFPDNVQIMFTGDNTCAPITQKSVIDFKNREIKRGERRDPLFWLNWPVNDIDRTSYRRLFMGKGEMLEPGTKGLVGSLTNPLEEGYASLVALFAIADYSWNTEDFYAQKSWEASFKYIDENVSDELYEICKHMSNTDASGTNSDNGGISNLEESEELKTFIENFEETFESDNIFEYRYNLYKLKREYFNIYESIEKYYKNFSNSKLAVQIKPYVLNLRDKSKAAFNFIFAIELIKKNELEKAKEKFEIGKKLLKDSKKYEVFTKTSEFPAKNLKAVSGTYRIDKNIAQIVEFLTKTLK; from the coding sequence ATGATTAAATACGAAATATATCCTATTCCTCAAGAAATAGAATATTTTGAAGGACAGCTTAGCTTAAATGTTGAATTTAATTTAATATTAAACGAAAAAGTTGATGAAGTTAATAAAAATAAAATTGAAAAACTTTTAAGTTCGAAGAAAATAAATTTATCTGACAATGCAAATAAATTAATAATATTGGAATTTTCAGATAATTTAATAAATCACGATGAATATCAATTAGAAATTTCTACAAATGAAATTAAAATTATCGCTAAAGATAACGATGCTTTATTCTATGGAATTCAAACATTAGAAGCTATATTTGAACAATCAAAAAATGATATAAATAAATTAAAAATTTCAGATTATGCTTCAATTAAGTACAGAGGGATAATTGAGGGGTTTTATGGGATTCCATGGTCATGGGAAAATAAAAAAGAATTATTAAGATTCGGCTCTAAATTTAAAAATAATTTATTCATTTTTGCTCCAAAAGATGATCCGTATCATAGAGAAAAATGGTATGAATTATATCCTGAAAAAGAATTAAATTTATTGGGAGAAATGGCAAAATTAGGAAATGAGTATAAAAATAGATTTGTTTATACAATTTCTCCATTTAAGAAAGAATCAAATCCGATTAGCAAAGAAAATTTTGAAGAATCAGTAAGTATTCTTATTGAAAAATTTGAACAATTATATTCAGTAGGAGTAAAACAATTTGGAGTATTGGGTGATGATGTTGGAAAGCTTCCTAATTCAGTTGTTGTAGATGTTATGAATAGATTATCAGCTTGGTCAAAAGAAAAAGGAGATGTAAAAGACTTCTTGTATTGTCCTGCTTCATACGTATTGACATGGGCATGGGATGCTCAAGAATTAAATGCGTATACAGAAGGATTTCCTGAAGATGTACACATTTTCTTTACAGGAAAAGAAACATGTTCACCTGTAAATAAAGCTGATGTTGACAAATTAAAAACCAAAGAAATTGATGAAGCACATGGAGGCACAGGCAAAGAAAGAAGAGATCCATTTTTCTGGCTAAATTGGCCTGTAAATGACATTGATATAAATTATAGAAAATTATACATGGGTAAAGGTGAATTGCTTTATAAAGACGTTGACAATATAGTTGGGCTTGTAACAAATCCAATGCAAGAAGCAAATGCTTCAAAAGTGGCAATTTTTGCAGTTTCTGATTATTCATGGAATATTAAATCTTTTGATTGTGAAAAGTCATGGAATGATTCATTTAAATATATAGATAAATTTGCCTTTGAAGAATTAAAGACGATTGCAGCACATATGGCAAATCAAAATGAAAAAGGTATACAAGAGTTAGAAGAGTCGGAAGATTTTAAAGAGTTGCAATTTGAATTTAATAAGGCAATGGATAATGCTCTAGTTTCAGAGGTTAAAGATGTATTAGGAAAAATAAAACCTAAATTTGAGTTTTTAGTTAAAACGGTAGATAGATATTTTGCAAAATCAAAAGAAGTAAAATTAATTAAAGAAGTAAAACCGTATTTTGATGCGTTTAGAGAATTGTTATTATCAGGTGTTTACTATATTGATTCGTTTGGTGCATTAGAAGAAGGTCAAAAAGAAATTGGATTAAAATTGTATGATAATGCACGATATTATAATGAAAAATACGCATATCATTCAATTGATGCTGACCCTAAATCAAATAGATTTATGAAAAAATCAGAAACATCAACACTTAGAATCAATCCTATTATCACAAGATTAAAAGAGTATTTGGATAAGATTTTTGCAAAAAGAAGTAATCTTTCGCATGCAGAAAAAATATTTTATAGAGGTTTAGATAATTCGAAATCATATAGAATTCCTGCGTTGTTGGAAACTAAAGAAGGTACATTGCTTGCATTTGCGGATAAGAGAAATGAACACCAATATGATTGGGGAAATATAGACCTTGTGGTAAGAAGAAAAGAAAAGGGACAAAAAGTATTTTCAAAAAATTTAGTTATTATAGATCCTGTAGATCAGGATGGTGGAGAAATGCCACCATATGTAACATGGCCTGTAGATTTGGATATAGGGGATAAATCTGCATTTACAATTGATCCGGTTGTATTGCAGTCAAATTCCGGTAAAATATTTGCATTTGTAACTGCATTTCCACAATCAAAAGGATTTTTCTCGATTAGAGAATCCGGAAACGGTTATGTAGAAGTTGAAGGCAATAAATATCTAGAATTATTTGATAAAGAAGAAAACAGATATTATGTAAAAGATTCTAAAGTTTATACACTTAAAGGAGAACTAACAGAATTTACAGTTAAAAAAGATGAAATTCAGCCATTTCATGAGAACGGAGATTTATATAAGGGTAGTGTAAAAGTTGGAAATATATTTTTGATGAATAGTGAATTATTTATACAGCAAACATCACATATTTTGATGACCTGTTCTGAAGATGATGGAAAAACATGGTCATATCCTATTGATTTAAATCCGCAAGTTAAAGAATCATGGATGAAATTTATGGGGGTGGCACCCGGAAGAGGAATAACATTAAAATCTGGTAGGATTATATTTCCTGCATATTTTACAAATGAGTATACAAGACAAAATACGTGTTTAGTTTATTCTGATGATGACGGTAAAACATGGCATAGAAGTCAATCAGTTAATGAAAATAGAAAAATTGAAGATGAAATATTAAATGATAAAGAAGAATATAATTATTTTTATCAAACCAGCGAATCACAACTTGTACAGTTAGATAATGGAGATATCAAAGTATTTGTTAGAAATCAATTTCATGGAAAACCTGTACACATTCAAATTGCAACAAGTAAGGATAATGGTGAAACATTTGAATCCGAATTGGTAGATGTAAATTTTGAATCACAATCAAATTGTCAATTGTCGGTTGTACATACACATTATCAAGATAAAGAGTACGTATTGGTTTCATCGCCATCATCAGCTCATTCAAACGAAAGATTTAATGGAAGAATATATATCGGGGAAGTTAGTGATACTGGAGAAATTAACTTTGTAAATTCAAAATATATTTCATTTGGAATGTTTTGGTATTCATCAATGGAAAAATTTGGTAATAAATTTGCGATTATGTATGAGGGTGGTGACAGCTTGATGCATAATGATATGGATATAATGTATAGAGAATTTAATTGGGAATATCTATTAGAAAATGAAGAAACATTAAGATATGAAATTTATCCTGTACCAAAACATTTAGAATACAGATACAGATCGACCTATTTGAATAAAACATTTGAATTAAACTTTGGTGAAGGTATCTCGGATTATAATAAATTAAAGTTAAATGAGATTATAGACGAATTAAATTTTGATGTTACAGAAGATTCATCAATAAAAGTAAACTTAAAATTAGATGAAAGTTTAGAAAAATTTGATCAATACACAATTGAAATAGAAGAAAATATAATTAATATTTCCGCTCAAAGTAATGACGCATTGTATTATTCATATATGACACTTTTACAAATATTTGAACAAAATTCTAAATTTGTAAGAAATTTATATATAAATGATTACGCTACTCAAAAAATTAGAGGAACAATTGAAGGGTACTATGGAATACCTTATTCAACAGAGCTTCGTAAGGATGTGATGGAATTTTCATCAAAAATAAAAGCAAATGTATTTATATATGCTCCAAAAGATGACCCATATCACAGAGAAAAATGGTTTGAACCATATCCTGCAAAGGAACTTGAAGATTTTAAAATGTTGGGAGAATTGGGAAATAAAATTAAAACAAGATTTGTTTGGACGATTTCACCATTTAAAAAAGAATGCAATCCAATTAATGAGGAATCATTTGAAGAAAATATTAAATTATTACTTGCAAAATTGGATCAGGTTTATGAAATAGGTTTAAGACAATTTGGAGTTTTAGGTGACGATGTGGGAGCATTACCTAAAGAAGTTGTTGTTAAAGTAATGAACAGAGTTAATGAATGGGCTAAGTCCAAAAAAGATAAAATTTATGATTTTGTATTTGTTCCGGAAGGTTATGTATTAGCTGATTGGGGATTTAGACCTGATGAACTGGATTTGTATTCAAGTGAGTTTCCTGATAATGTCCAAATAATGTTTACAGGAGATAATACTTGTGCACCAATTACACAAAAATCAGTTATAGATTTTAAAAATAGAGAAATAAAGCGTGGAGAAAGAAGAGATCCTCTATTTTGGTTAAATTGGCCGGTAAATGATATTGATAGAACCTCATATAGAAGATTATTTATGGGTAAAGGAGAAATGCTTGAACCCGGCACAAAAGGACTTGTAGGTTCACTTACAAATCCATTAGAAGAAGGGTACGCATCACTTGTTGCATTATTTGCAATAGCTGACTATTCTTGGAATACAGAAGATTTTTATGCACAAAAATCATGGGAGGCGTCATTTAAGTATATTGATGAAAATGTTTCAGATGAACTTTATGAAATTTGCAAGCACATGTCAAATACAGATGCATCAGGCACAAATTCTGATAACGGTGGTATATCTAATTTAGAAGAATCAGAAGAATTAAAAACATTTATCGAAAACTTTGAAGAAACATTTGAATCCGATAATATTTTTGAATACAGATATAATTTATATAAATTAAAGAGAGAATATTTTAATATATATGAATCTATAGAAAAATATTACAAAAATTTCTCAAATTCAAAATTAGCAGTTCAAATTAAGCCTTATGTATTGAATTTAAGGGATAAATCAAAAGCTGCATTTAATTTTATTTTTGCAATAGAATTAATCAAAAAGAATGAATTAGAAAAAGCAAAAGAAAAATTTGAAATAGGTAAGAAATTACTGAAAGATAGCAAAAAGTATGAAGTATTTACAAAAACATCAGAGTTTCCTGCTAAAAATTTAAAGGCGGTGTCAGGCACTTACAGAATTGATAAAAACATTGCTCAAATTGTTGAATTTTTGACAAAAACTCTTAAATAG
- a CDS encoding glycoside hydrolase family 2 TIM barrel-domain containing protein, with amino-acid sequence MLNKKYLNINRNWKFKESDILEIEDLTEKEISDFTEVDLPHDWSIYKDFNQKSLSRNEGGLLDGGTAWYVKKINIDESFANKNIFIKFGGVYMDSYIYVNGSLVGNYPFGYNTFTYDLTEYLYYGENTIAVKVTNMQPSSRWYSGSGIYRNVDLILREKIYIKNNGIVISTPNLKYNQENVETKIEVKLFNSSNYEENIKIKFNLFDANGKEVKNLEVSKKIGNKSVLMINETMVVEKPKLWDIDNPNLYYLKTQIYINEELIDEEFTRFGYRYYSWTREDGFSLNGKYLKFHGVCLHHDNGALGAELYEQADRRKLQIMKDMGVNAIRTSHNPQSEQFIKLCNEMGFLVQEEAFDTWFGNRKKEYDYNRFFNKLSTHPDANDGEIWAEFDIKNMVRRDINSPSIIMWSIGNEIFETEQPYGVSQARNLIKWIKEIDESRYVTIGENSLIWNRNEEAHHVKIAGMLDTVGLNYNEDGSDELFERYTDWILYGAETSSAVKSRGIYYNPQIRDSIATGNSNKPDRMYQMSDYGNDRVGWGKTAIDSWIHDRDRKYYAGQFIWTGFDYIGEPTPWHNEEDLGAPVKSSFFGIVDTAGLPKMDYYFYQSQWFSKNDKKVVKIFPHWNFEDKCLLKKQGTDLKRDDNLIPVRVYSNIEKIELFLNGKSLGEKEFNKKTTDYGFEYLEGETKRDLYLQWLVPFEKGKLEAIAKDEYGNEIARDEVMTSEKPKKVKLSVDENLQKCDLVYVRFDIIDENENIVPYANNLVEFEVTGNAEILGVDNGDAASQERYKSQNDGRWIRKAFSGSGMVIIQMKSEGMAILKAKSENLESAEIELSLNPKNITFIENEISQLGSKIFNIADGKVIETKDIVLSMQKGQELHLPEKVRVILENKFNCYENVEWNFEDLSNIKDLGKYQVNGKTQSGENVIANINVNDFVSVENFSFAFRKGTKKPRLPKYATVYNTSGDMRKLRVIKWIDENTNEEVDFNSLENTDNLLLHGILENSDFISKLNIRFVENNDASVISSYNYARSWNGSEIPAGIASFTSDLDYTLSTTKALNNEIVSYDDTYIDRWTNISKEKRSEDWAGILFGLAGEFEQHQINKVEVFFFEDNEVSVPKEYKLEYYVPEKISFPKDYQNIQSLEHELADDNNWREISNYTETIGEREKFKIFEFEDVLTHAIRVKMIAQDDKAIGITEIKAYGKEVKELDDYELKILVDGKILQFEKEKIIYEISKDIKEIIVEATNNAAITKIPGITENDDITYIVKSENKLMENKYILRRKND; translated from the coding sequence ATGCTAAATAAAAAATACTTGAATATTAATCGAAATTGGAAATTTAAGGAAAGTGATATATTAGAAATTGAAGATTTAACAGAAAAAGAAATTTCTGATTTTACGGAAGTGGACTTGCCACATGATTGGAGCATATATAAAGATTTTAACCAAAAGTCATTATCAAGAAATGAAGGGGGATTACTTGATGGCGGCACTGCATGGTATGTAAAAAAAATAAATATTGATGAGTCATTTGCAAATAAAAATATTTTCATAAAATTTGGCGGAGTTTATATGGACTCATATATTTATGTAAATGGGAGTTTAGTTGGAAATTATCCATTTGGATATAACACATTTACATATGATTTAACAGAATATTTGTATTATGGAGAAAATACTATAGCTGTAAAAGTTACAAATATGCAACCTTCATCAAGATGGTATTCAGGCTCGGGAATTTATAGAAATGTAGATTTGATATTAAGAGAAAAAATATATATTAAAAATAATGGAATTGTAATTTCAACGCCAAATTTAAAATATAATCAAGAAAACGTTGAAACAAAAATTGAAGTAAAACTATTTAATTCCTCAAATTATGAAGAAAATATAAAGATTAAATTTAACCTATTTGATGCAAATGGAAAAGAGGTTAAAAATTTAGAAGTTTCAAAAAAAATAGGAAATAAGTCAGTATTAATGATTAATGAAACTATGGTAGTTGAAAAACCTAAACTATGGGATATAGATAATCCTAATTTATATTACCTAAAAACTCAAATTTATATAAATGAAGAGTTAATTGATGAGGAGTTTACAAGATTTGGTTATAGATACTATTCGTGGACAAGAGAAGATGGTTTTTCACTTAATGGGAAATATTTAAAGTTTCATGGAGTTTGTTTGCATCATGACAATGGAGCGTTGGGAGCGGAATTGTATGAGCAGGCAGATAGAAGAAAACTTCAAATCATGAAAGATATGGGAGTGAATGCGATACGTACTTCTCACAATCCGCAATCTGAACAATTTATTAAACTATGTAATGAAATGGGATTTTTAGTACAAGAGGAAGCTTTTGATACATGGTTTGGAAATAGAAAAAAAGAATATGACTACAATAGGTTTTTTAATAAATTATCGACACATCCGGATGCAAATGATGGAGAAATTTGGGCGGAATTTGATATTAAAAACATGGTTAGAAGAGATATTAACAGTCCGTCGATTATAATGTGGTCGATTGGAAATGAAATTTTTGAAACTGAGCAACCTTATGGTGTTAGTCAAGCTCGAAACTTAATTAAATGGATAAAAGAAATTGATGAAAGTAGATACGTTACAATCGGAGAAAATTCTTTGATATGGAATAGAAATGAAGAAGCCCATCATGTTAAAATTGCAGGAATGCTTGATACGGTTGGATTAAATTATAACGAAGATGGCTCTGATGAATTATTTGAAAGATATACGGATTGGATTTTGTATGGAGCGGAAACATCATCCGCAGTAAAAAGTAGGGGAATATATTATAATCCGCAAATTAGAGATTCAATTGCTACCGGAAATTCAAATAAACCGGATAGAATGTATCAAATGTCAGACTACGGAAATGACAGAGTAGGATGGGGGAAAACTGCTATTGATTCATGGATTCATGATAGAGATAGAAAATATTATGCGGGACAATTTATATGGACGGGATTTGATTATATAGGAGAGCCAACACCATGGCACAATGAGGAAGATTTGGGTGCACCGGTTAAATCATCATTTTTTGGCATTGTTGATACGGCAGGATTGCCAAAGATGGACTATTATTTCTATCAATCTCAATGGTTCAGTAAAAATGATAAAAAAGTAGTTAAGATTTTTCCTCATTGGAATTTTGAAGACAAATGTCTATTAAAAAAACAAGGTACGGACCTTAAAAGAGATGATAATTTGATTCCGGTAAGAGTATATTCAAATATTGAAAAAATAGAGCTTTTCTTAAATGGAAAATCATTAGGAGAAAAAGAATTCAATAAAAAAACTACAGATTATGGATTTGAATATCTAGAAGGAGAAACAAAAAGAGATTTATATTTACAGTGGCTTGTTCCATTTGAAAAAGGGAAATTAGAAGCAATTGCAAAAGATGAATATGGAAACGAAATTGCCAGAGATGAAGTGATGACATCTGAAAAACCTAAAAAAGTGAAATTATCAGTAGATGAAAATTTACAAAAATGCGATTTAGTATATGTGAGATTTGATATTATTGACGAAAATGAAAATATTGTACCATATGCAAATAATTTAGTTGAATTTGAAGTAACAGGCAATGCAGAAATATTAGGTGTTGACAATGGAGATGCAGCATCTCAGGAAAGATATAAATCACAAAATGATGGTAGATGGATCAGAAAAGCATTTAGTGGCTCCGGTATGGTAATAATTCAAATGAAATCAGAAGGTATGGCTATTTTAAAAGCAAAATCTGAAAATCTTGAAAGTGCAGAAATAGAATTATCATTAAATCCTAAAAATATAACATTTATTGAAAATGAAATTTCACAGTTAGGAAGCAAAATTTTTAATATTGCTGATGGAAAAGTTATAGAAACTAAGGATATTGTATTGTCAATGCAAAAAGGTCAAGAATTGCATTTACCTGAAAAAGTTAGAGTTATATTAGAAAATAAATTTAATTGTTATGAAAATGTAGAGTGGAATTTTGAAGATTTGTCAAATATTAAAGACCTAGGTAAATATCAAGTAAATGGTAAAACTCAAAGTGGCGAAAATGTAATTGCAAATATAAATGTAAATGATTTTGTTTCTGTTGAAAACTTTAGCTTTGCATTTAGAAAAGGGACAAAAAAACCAAGATTGCCAAAATATGCTACAGTTTATAATACTTCCGGAGATATGAGAAAATTACGTGTAATTAAGTGGATTGATGAAAATACAAATGAAGAAGTAGATTTTAATAGTTTAGAAAATACAGATAATTTATTATTACATGGAATTTTGGAAAATTCAGATTTTATTTCAAAATTAAATATTAGATTTGTTGAAAACAATGATGCTAGTGTAATTTCCAGTTATAATTATGCCAGATCATGGAATGGTTCGGAAATACCGGCAGGAATCGCATCATTTACATCAGATTTAGATTATACATTATCAACAACAAAAGCATTAAATAATGAAATAGTTTCATATGATGACACATATATTGACAGATGGACAAATATTTCTAAAGAAAAGAGAAGTGAAGATTGGGCAGGGATATTATTTGGACTTGCAGGAGAATTTGAACAACATCAAATTAATAAAGTAGAAGTGTTTTTCTTTGAAGATAATGAAGTGTCCGTACCAAAAGAATATAAATTAGAATATTATGTTCCTGAAAAAATTTCATTTCCTAAGGATTATCAAAATATTCAATCATTAGAACATGAACTGGCAGATGATAATAATTGGAGGGAAATTTCAAATTATACTGAAACTATTGGCGAAAGAGAAAAATTCAAGATTTTTGAATTTGAAGATGTGCTTACACATGCTATAAGAGTAAAAATGATTGCTCAAGATGATAAAGCGATTGGAATTACAGAAATTAAAGCATATGGTAAAGAAGTAAAAGAATTGGATGATTATGAGTTAAAAATTTTAGTCGATGGTAAAATCCTACAATTTGAGAAAGAGAAGATAATTTATGAGATTTCTAAAGATATAAAGGAAATAATTGTAGAAGCTACAAATAATGCGGCAATTACTAAAATACCGGGAATTACGGAAAATGATGATATAACATATATAGTTAAATCAGAAAATAAATTAATGGAAAACAAATATATTTTAAGGAGAAAAAATGATTAA